Within Sorghum bicolor cultivar BTx623 chromosome 2, Sorghum_bicolor_NCBIv3, whole genome shotgun sequence, the genomic segment GCTTTCTTGTACCGCCAGCTGTGCGAGGCTTGTCAGAGGGCTGGAGGTACACATTCTACTATGTCTGGGTGCATGACACTTCTACAGGTACATAATTTGAGTCTTTCCTTTCACTTGCAAGGCATTAATTTCATGATAGACCTATGATACTCAGTTCTTCTTCCTTTTGAATGCAGATTTGGATGTGGGAGAGGCTTCCTGTTGGAAGaccacataggatgcaacagcCACCTGCTTGGTTCCCGGAAGGGGACACAATCGTTGCTCCTACGGTGGCTCACCTCTACGAGCGTACGAGCGGGGTGTACCACGTCTCCCGTCACGCTTACATTAGCTACACCAATGAGATGGACACCCTTCAACCACAGCACGTAAGTCTACCAGCAATTTATTTGACTTGTAGCAATCTATATGGACATAGTACTCAACGCAGTCGTTGTTTTCAGGTTGAGTGGAGACCGTACAGGAGGGAAAGGATCCTTGGCTTGGCACTTAGCACAGTGTGCAGGGCAGATGAGGATTTGTGGACTATGAGGTgccccctcatatgtttctacgCGGTCGAGTACCACCTCCCGCACCGTGTCGCCCGGCAATTTGGTAGGCTCCAACCTTGTCCACCGGAGGACTTCTCCACGAGTTGGCAGCTACATAGGTACCTCGCTTAAATTCTCAAAGTTGACTCTTCCGTTTCGTTAATTCTTATGGTCCTTGTACTAACCATTTCCCAATTTGACAAGTTGAATCGTCAGCGACAGAAGAAGATTACGAACTGGCAGGCTGAACACCAGAGATACATTGATGAGTGGCTACGTTATGAGCAGAATAACATGAGAATTCATGCCGTGCACCGCGACAATGCGTTCAATGAGTACCTCGTGTGGCTAGGCCTAAGGACAAGGTTGTGCTTGAGGCCTGCATGGACGGAGCAAGACATCGCTGACATTGCTAGTGAAGATGAGGGCGACAACCCCTACGATGAAGCCACCAGGACAGGCCGACAAGTTGAGATTGCTCCTGTGCTGTCTAGAGCGGTTAGTCCTAATGTATTTGTATTTTGTTGACAGTTGTCTTTTGTCAAATGATTTATACTCATAGTATTTGTGAGCAGGGTACCGAAATCATGAGGACAGTCGCTGAACAAGGAAGGGCATTGATGATCCCTCCAGGTGCTCCAGATGAAGCTAACGAATTACGAGCAGCCCTACAGGTAATCCAACATCGAGCTCGTATATATTTGTTCGCCCGTATATATTTGTTACCCAATTATAATATGTATTCCATGCAGCGTGTAATGCATCGCCTGCGCAAGGTAGCCACCCGCCTTGGTTGTCGACAAACCACCGGCGTAGTGGAGCCCCAACACTTTGGTGGAGCAGGCGGCTCTGAAGGAGCTGGCCCGTCTACCACGCATGGAGCTGGGGCTTCTATAGAAGTTGAAGAGGAACAAGGACAAGGAGAAGGCGAGGGTTATGGGGTTGATGACCAAGAAGAGATTGGCATGTCACAGCTGGGTGATGCTCCACAAGGTACGCAGGGTGCCTCTACCTCTGGACGTCCACAAAGGACGACCCGACCTGTCGAGAGGTACACTCCCGGTTCCCATGCGCTGCCAAGGGAAAGGCGTGGTGGTCGGCGTCCACGTTAGGGTAAAAACTTAAACCTTTCATCCTACATGTTCCTTCGTTGTCCCATATATGTGTGTTCCTAAGGTGCCCCCTACATCTTGTTCACAGGTCACAATATGGATGAGCGGCTTCTTTTGTCTTCAACGACTTTGTGGATGGCTCGACAATGTCAAATGAACTATGtgcaaactctatgtgttaacgCCAATTAACAATGTGTAATTAACTAGTGTATGGACTATGTGTGAACGACTATGTTATGTATGACCTACTCTAATATCCAATCAAGTATGGACTATGATTGAACTTGTGCGCTCATGTATGGAATATGTGTCGATTATTTATTTACGTATGTGCGTATATAATTTGTATTACTATATGACTATGGATTTGTATTACTTTGTGACTATGGATTTGTATTACTTTGTGAATTGCTAAAATCTTTggcgaaaataaaaaaaatgctaagccAAGACCTCGGCGTTTTTTCAATTCACGCCGAGGTAAGGGCCAACCTGAATCCTCTCTGAGTTCGCTGTGGTCGACACGCCGAGGTAGCCAACCTCGGCGTGGAGCCCCATCACGCCGAGCTTGAGACCTCGGCGTTTTTTAAATTGACGCCGAGGTAGGGGCAAAACCTGGTCCTCTCTGGGTGCGCGATGCTCGGGACGCCGAGGTAGCCAACCTCGGCGCGCTGGGACTTAACGCCGACCGTGCTGATTTTTTTTAACTTCGCTTTCCTTTCATTTTTTACGAACATATGGAAATCATCACTACTGTTTAGTAAATTTTAATTGTACTTAAGTATTTACAAGTTACAATATATACAGATAATTaggttttattttttaatttgttTGGAGACCAAACTATTAAATTTTTCTTTATAAATTAACTTATTTAATAACTTCAAATTGGACTCGTTTCCCCTCAACAAATAAAGGCTTCGGCTATAAAAATCCTACCTAATGGGGAAGGAGTTGGCGAAGTCACAAGGACATGTACCACTAATGGGAGAAGCAATCCATGGCGTCGCACAGAAGTCCTCAACATACATAGACATGTACCACTAGTTCGGACTAGCACATAAAGAATCCATTACATCCTCAAATATTATGGACCTCTAACCAGAAACGTAGCCAGGTAGCAAATCGTCGTCGTCGGACTCACAAGCCTCCACCACCACTCCTTTTGCCTTTTCCACCTTTTGCCTGTAGTAAGCAGCCTCAATTTCATCCACGGCTTGTGTTAACCATTCATCGTCCTCCTCCTGATCTACCACCAAAATCTTTTGGCTATAGTAAGCAGCCTCCGCCTCATCTACGGCTTGTGTATACCattcctcctcctcatcctcctccacCTGCAACACAAAGTCCGTAGCGCGGCTGGTTTCGCCTACATTGTGCACATATACATTATGCTCTTGTTGAGCCATCTTAGAAGCATCATGCTCAAGCACAAGTTCGGCGAGAGCGTCCAATCTTGAGTTGTCCTCCTCATCCATGTTGTCGTCTGCCTCTTTGACTTCATCCTCCTTCATCTTGTCCATAGCTATCTTCTCCAAATATCTTGAACGAGCCACATCAGCGGCCCAATCTCCGGTGCATCCAATCTCTTTAACAGTGAAGTAGCAATTGTTAGAAAATCAAAAGACATGAAACAGACATTAAAATTATTATTACTTACTAGCACACAATCTTTTCTCTAAACCCTTCATTTCGTCATACTCTTGAAGTACAGCTCTCCAAGAGTTCTCCTCTTCTTTTTGCTTGATACCTTCTAGCCTCCATTTCTCCCACATTACTTTTGCAGGGCTGTTGTGACGGCCCTCTCTTGCTTCACGACGTGCGTCTTCTTTGTAGTACTTCACATAGTTGTCCAACAGTTGGTTCCCGCATCGAAGCTTAATGCCTAGTGCTTTCTTTTGCTCGCAGGTTTGGTAGAAGTCTCTTTTCCCATGCCAATACTCCCAGTCACATTTCCTAGTGCTCTAATGTTGAATAAGATATGATAATTAGTAAGAACACATATTGTTGTTCTAGCACTATCGAAAAAAAACAGGAGCTCACCACATCGTAGTCTACCATATGACCACAAAAATATCCGACTCCTAGTTCGGAAGGAACTAAGCCGTAGCTAGCCTCAACACCACACTTGCATTTAACCGGAGGCGCTGCGGTAATAATCCTgtcattctttttcttcttttcctccGGCCAAATGAGACTTCGGACCATATAGCCACTCTCTAAAACGACACTTTTCCATAGAATAATCCTGCCACAATTGAAAATCAATGGACTTCGAGCAAACTATATAAATTACATGTAAGAAACCAAAAGTGGTATACTAGGAAAAGTGACTTACTGGATGCTTGTTGGGACACACAAACTCAAGACCTCGCGTCTGCTCTACCATAGCTTTGTCACCACAAAAGCACTTAGGAGGGTCATCAAGGCGTCTTGCCGTAGCTACTTCCTTCTCCTCAGAAGTCATTGGTGGGGGGtttggtggtggcggcacccaACGTTTGAAGCGATCACGTGGAAACTTCCCGTGGCAAATACCCGCAAAAAGCAAGAACCGTGGGTCAAACTTGTCGGGGCCGTCGATCCACTGGAAGAAGAAGCACTTCTCATGGTCCTAGAAAACCAAACAAATAAATCATGCAAAGCGTTGGTGCAACCATAACCTACATTTTGAAAATTCAAACACAAATTCATAAACTTACATTGAATTGGCCACATGTGTAGAAACACCGTGCAGCGGTGTCAGGATGCCTAGATTGCATCACTTCTGCCGGCTTTTGACAATCACAATTTGGAACCGGGAGGTCCGGAGGTACCGGGGCATCCACACAAGAGGCGTCCGCATATAGCTCCctcggtcgaccgcgttttttcCAATACTCTACTCGATACAGGTTCATCATCTACATAAACAAGTGTTACTATAACTAATGCCACATCTAATAGCACCAAGACATACAACACTAAGAGAGGACATGAACCGTACTTATTAAAAAGTTAACAAAGTGGCCCAATGCACTAAAGAGTAGCAAAACCCTAAAGAGTAGCAAACCCTAAACCATAATCCCCAACATACAACACTAAATGAGGACATGAATCGTACATACTATACCATAGTAAACACGCATTTGAGTCAAATACTCATTGGATAAAAGACATTTCACAAATGACATGAACCAAACCATTAATGACATATTCCATAAAAAACCACCACTAAAAACAAGATCCCAATGGATAAAATGGAAGAGGGGAAGGAGTAGTACCTTAGGAAATCGTTATAAGCCTCGATCCGACACCTCTATGCTTGGTTTTATGATTTAGGGTTCGTGGgaagagagaggaagagaaaaAAGGGGATGGGCACAAAGGCAGAATGAAGAGAGGAAGAAGGGGCCTTGGCTCGGGCTGGTTACCCAGAGCTCGGCGTCGAGTCGTGTGACGCCGAGCTATGAGGCTAGGCGATAAAGTGCAAAACGCCGAGGTATGTGGGCCGCCGTGCGAATTGGGCCTCTCCGTGTCCAACCGCCGACCTCGGCGCTAGGTCATTTAACGCCGAGGTATGAGGCTCGGCGCTACGTCACTTCACGCCGTGCTCCGGCCACGTGTTCTCGACGACAATGGTCGTCGATGACGTGGCACCACCTCGGCGTTGCGTCATACGACGCCGAGCCACATACCACGGCGTACTGTATGAGAACGCCGAAAAACGGTCTATTTTTAGAAATTGTTTCACGAGAGGTCTAATTGtaaaaattattttaaaaaagAGCTAAATTGCAAAAAAAACTAACCCAGGAGGAATTAATGAACGTGGGTCGAAGCCCACTTTTGCACAACGAGCGTACCGCCATGCGGTGCACATCGGGGCCACGTCCTCCCGCCGCGCCGGTCAAACAGGGCTGCTGCCGGCCCGTCGCGGCTTATAAAGAGCCGAAACCTTTCTGTATTCTTCAGTCCGGTGCCACCTCTTTCTTCAtttccctcctcctcctcctcctcctcctcctcctcctcctcctcctcctcctcctcctcctcctcctcagttcCTGGAACGGCCATGGCTGCGCCTTCCGGTACCATGCGCGCCGTGCAGTACGACAGATACGGCGGAGGAGCACAAGGGCTCAAGGTACACTAGTATATACTACTATACATTTTGATCGACGCTCATGATCTGGTGTGTGTGGATCCACTCCATTAATTGATCGATgatgcacgctgttccgctgaATTTCAGCAAGTGGAGGTGCCGATCCCGTCGCCGAAGAAAGGCGAGGTGCTCATCAGGATGGAGGCCACCAGCATCAACGTCGTCGACTGCAGGTTTAAGAACGGCATCGCGCGGCCCTTcatgccctggaagttcccgttTATCTCTGGTAATAACATGGAAGAGCTACGCTGCTGGCCTCTTCTCCCCCTCCCTCCTGTTTCATCGATGCATGGCATGGCCACTTCATTTTTGACGTACTCAGTGCACAGGAGGACGGGAAAGGTTGCACTTGCACAGACGAGTAATCACCCACACCATGTTTGCTTTCCGGAGCAGGTTTCGATCTAGCAGGCGAAGTCGTGGCGTTGGGCGCTGCAGTGAGCGGCTTCAAGCCAGGGGACAAGGTTATTGCCATCAACTTCCCGGTAAGATTGTGAGATCGTCGTACTCCGATCCGGTTTCGTTCCAAGTGTTTTGAGTCGCCAGTTGATCGAGTTCTACTCCTAAGTACTAACGCACAATCGACGGCAATGGCAGAACGGCGGAGGGCTCGCTGAGTACGCGGTCGTGTCGGCGTCTCGCACAGTCGCAAGGCCGCCCGAGGTGTCGGCCGTCGATGGCGTCTGCGTAccgatggccgcagtcaccgcGCTCCTGGCACTGCGGAGAGCCGGGGTCAGCGTCAGCCTGgacactactactactactactacgagACCCAAGAACGTGCTGGTCACCGCGGCCTCCGGCGCCGTCGGCCACTTCGCCGTGCAGCTGGCAAGGATGGGCGGCCACAGCGTCACGGCCACCTGCGGCGCGCGCAACCTCGGCCTGGTCCGGAGCCTCGGCGCCGACGAGGCGCTGGACTACAAGACCCCCGACGGCGCCAAGCTGCGGAGCCCCTCCGGCAGGGAGTACGACGCGGTGGTGCACTGCGCCACGGGGTTCCCCTGGTCGGTGTTCAGGCCCGTGCTCGCCGCCAAGGGCACGGTCGTGGACATCACGCCCGGGTTCGTGTCCGGCGTCACCGCGATCCTCCAGATGCTCACCTTCTCCAAGAAGAGGCTGGTGCCGCTCTTGGCGGCGTCCAAGAAGGAGGACATGGAGCTGCTGCTGGGCATGCTGGAGCAGGGGAGGCTCAAGCCGGTCATCGATTCACGGCATCCGCTGGGCAGTGCTCACGaaggctgggccaagagcatgAGCGGCCACGCCACCGGCAAGGTCGTCGTAGAAATCGGAGCCGCGCAGCCAGAATAGTGCGGCAATGTATGGATTCGTCCTTGTTTTATGGGACGAGGATTATCACATTCTATAGGAGTATTTATTTGCGAGGGATTAATATTGATCTGTACTTGTTTTCTGTTCCATTCTAAGTTTAATTGTGAAGTTGTAGTAGTTTTGTGTCTCATTCTATGTTAAGTCAAAGAGAGATTCATCCATGCTAGTCATAGTACTCTCAACATTCTCAAGCTCACATAACTCTtcgctaagagcaactccaacccacctcctaaacaagtccctattctaaatctagggacttgatttaaaaaaatcaactccaacccacctcctacttgggctcccattttccatgccctcttaaattatagtttcaacccctcacatctagaacccctatcctacttgtttaggaggtgggttggagttggtTCTTAATTTGAGCTTCTATTTTTTTATCataacatgtaaataaaaatttaaatgTTTAATTTAAGGACGCGCCTTCGTTTTGGGAACCTAAAGCGGCCACCCCAAGACCTCCCTCCTCTGTCTTATCTTGGTACTCTACCATTTCATAAACTTGTACGGAGTACAATATCTTTAGGTAGTTGAAAGTTAAAAGCGACGCACATTACATTCCGCACTAAGGTTTTGTTTAGTTTGCGAAATTTTTTTACTTTGTCTattgtaatatttttgtttgtattttataattattgtatagtttgcttgtaGTTTgctagatgaatcttttgagcctagtctaTACTTACTTAataataaagaggcaaaatttcagtCCACCTTAGATTTCCATCCAACTTATAATCATAAATTGACTCAATTTTAGCCAATTCACTTGAGATTGGAGTAAAATTGGCAATGC encodes:
- the LOC8058963 gene encoding quinone-oxidoreductase QR1, chloroplastic → MAAPSGTMRAVQYDRYGGGAQGLKQVEVPIPSPKKGEVLIRMEATSINVVDCRFKNGIARPFMPWKFPFISGFDLAGEVVALGAAVSGFKPGDKVIAINFPNGGGLAEYAVVSASRTVARPPEVSAVDGVCVPMAAVTALLALRRAGVSVSLDTTTTTTTRPKNVLVTAASGAVGHFAVQLARMGGHSVTATCGARNLGLVRSLGADEALDYKTPDGAKLRSPSGREYDAVVHCATGFPWSVFRPVLAAKGTVVDITPGFVSGVTAILQMLTFSKKRLVPLLAASKKEDMELLLGMLEQGRLKPVIDSRHPLGSAHEGWAKSMSGHATGKVVVEIGAAQPE
- the LOC110432755 gene encoding uncharacterized protein LOC110432755 — its product is MMNLYRVEYWKKRGRPRELYADASCVDAPVPPDLPVPNCDCQKPAEVMQSRHPDTAARCFYTCGQFNDHEKCFFFQWIDGPDKFDPRFLLFAGICHGKFPRDRFKRWVPPPPNPPPMTSEEKEVATARRLDDPPKCFCGDKAMVEQTRGLEFVCPNKHPDYSMEKCRFREWLYGPKSHLAGGKEEKE